The following coding sequences lie in one Benincasa hispida cultivar B227 chromosome 6, ASM972705v1, whole genome shotgun sequence genomic window:
- the LOC120079497 gene encoding CASP-like protein 2C1, which produces MGFGNVRTEGILRFCAIFLLVLSVCLLGFDKQTTQIFHIDKKASFRSLRALVIIIYVDSMVAGYNILQICKCWIFAQPKGISKLGGHFDIYLFWLSFFLDQAAVYLTFAANTAGMEASFLAVTGARDFQWMKLCNRFHRFCYQVGGAFLCGYAAFSTLLVISFISAFSLFRHYSPNHFLRLKSSNK; this is translated from the exons ATGGGGTTTGGGAATGTAAGAACCGAAGGGATTCTCAGATTTTGTGCCatttttttgttggttttatCAGTTTGCTTGCTGGGTTTTGATAAGCAAACTACTCAAATCTTTCATATTGACAAGAAAGCCTCTTTTAGAAGTTTGCGTGCTCTCGT AATAATTATATATGTGGATTCAATGGTAGCTGGCTACAATATTCTTCAAATCTGCAAATGTTGGATTTTTGCTCAGCCAAAAGGAATCTCCAAATTAGGGGGTCACTTTGATATATACTTATTTtggctttctttctttcttgatcaA GCAGCTGTATACCTCACATTTGCGGCGAACACGGCGGGGATGGAGGCGTCGTTTCTGGCGGTGACCGGAGCACGGGACTTCCAATGGATGAAGCTCTGCAATAGATTCCATAGATTTTGCTACCAAGTTGGAGGAGCTTTTCTTTGTGGCTATGCAGCTTTCTCTACATTGCTCGTCATTTCATTCATCTCTGCTTTCAGTCTGTTTAGGCATTATTCACCAAACCATTTCCTTAGACTCAAATCATCCAACAAGTGA